A part of Azospirillum thermophilum genomic DNA contains:
- a CDS encoding VOC family protein — protein MRGLNHLTLAVSDLDRSLGFYRDLLGFRLRARWPAGAYLEAGPLWLCLSVDPQASRAVRCDYTHVAFDVAAEGFAGLAERVRAVAPLWRENRSEGCSLYVLDPDGHRLELHVGSLDSRLEDYRRRRPEGMVLYD, from the coding sequence GTGCGCGGGCTGAACCACCTGACCCTGGCGGTGAGCGATCTCGACCGGTCGCTCGGCTTCTACCGCGACCTGCTGGGGTTCCGGCTGCGTGCCCGCTGGCCGGCCGGCGCCTATCTGGAGGCCGGGCCGCTGTGGCTCTGCCTGTCGGTCGATCCGCAGGCATCGCGGGCGGTGCGCTGCGACTACACCCACGTCGCCTTCGACGTGGCGGCGGAGGGGTTCGCCGGCCTTGCCGAGCGTGTCCGGGCCGTGGCCCCGCTGTGGCGGGAGAACCGCAGCGAGGGCTGTTCGCTCTATGTCCTCGACCCCGACGGCCACCGGCTGGAACTGCATGTCGGGTCGCTGGACAGCCGCCTGGAGGACTACCGCCGCCGCCGTCCGGAGGGGATGGTGCTCTACGACTGA
- a CDS encoding methyl-accepting chemotaxis protein, protein MIALVTVAGLTAGTVALSIKATGDIEALSFDQGNQMAHRYAEMVRREANDAMDIARVVAVTAARMKAAGTTDRAALNAVLKGLLDTNPKLFGIWLGFEPNALDGRDREFVNSPGSDKTGRYLTYWNRANGAPALEALSTYDSPGEESDWYNLPMKTRKEQVIEPYSYAVGGKQVLMVSFSVPVIVNDQVIGVAGVDISNDGVWEILKTAKPFGTGAIFAISNKGKWIAYSNTEHLGQPIEKTNPRLEAVKPFIRDGKPYQQFSVSASLGTEVKQLFLPVEVGGSAAPWSVLVNLPLDKVRAPVHELNTFLIAGCLVMLAALLAALAVASRQILGRPLRRTIATLNAVTSGDTTARVTDLDRSDEIGLISQALLRFQQNTLRLQEVEAERRRDEEEAAERRRAELAAVARQFEASVGTEVREAASQATALTADAQGLSAMAEQADRKAQEVASAADQASVNVQTVSAAAEELSHSIREINERLAQSSRLTSDAVGEVKRTNATVEGLASAAQKIGDVVGLIQSIAGQTNLLALNATIEAARAGEAGKGFAVVASEVKSLANQTAKATEEISAQIADMQSASAGVVQAIQGIGQTILSIDQTISAVAAAAEEQGAATQEISRNVHEAASGTHSVSENIVEVTRVAGETGSMADRMRVAVGEMNGRFDRLRTEVERFVSTIRAA, encoded by the coding sequence ATGATCGCCCTGGTCACCGTTGCCGGCCTGACAGCCGGCACGGTTGCCCTGTCCATCAAGGCGACCGGGGATATCGAGGCGTTGTCCTTCGACCAGGGCAACCAGATGGCGCACCGCTACGCCGAGATGGTCCGCCGCGAGGCCAATGACGCCATGGATATCGCGCGCGTGGTGGCGGTTACGGCGGCTCGCATGAAGGCGGCCGGCACGACCGACCGCGCCGCCCTGAACGCCGTCCTGAAGGGGCTGCTCGACACCAATCCCAAGCTGTTCGGCATCTGGCTGGGGTTCGAGCCGAATGCGCTGGACGGCCGCGACCGGGAGTTCGTCAACTCTCCGGGCAGCGACAAGACCGGCCGCTACCTGACCTACTGGAACCGCGCCAACGGCGCCCCGGCGCTGGAAGCGCTGTCCACCTACGACTCTCCGGGCGAGGAGAGCGACTGGTACAACCTGCCGATGAAGACACGCAAGGAGCAGGTGATCGAGCCCTACAGCTATGCCGTCGGCGGCAAGCAGGTGCTGATGGTGTCCTTCTCCGTCCCGGTGATCGTCAACGACCAGGTGATCGGCGTCGCCGGCGTCGACATCAGCAATGACGGCGTGTGGGAGATTCTGAAGACCGCCAAGCCCTTCGGCACCGGTGCCATCTTCGCCATCTCCAACAAGGGCAAGTGGATCGCCTACTCCAACACCGAACACCTCGGCCAGCCGATCGAGAAGACCAACCCGCGGCTGGAGGCGGTGAAGCCCTTCATCCGCGACGGCAAGCCCTACCAGCAGTTCTCCGTCTCCGCCTCGCTGGGCACCGAGGTCAAGCAGCTCTTCCTGCCGGTCGAGGTCGGCGGTTCGGCGGCCCCCTGGTCGGTGCTGGTCAATTTGCCGCTCGACAAGGTCCGCGCGCCGGTGCACGAGCTCAACACGTTCCTGATCGCCGGCTGCCTGGTGATGCTTGCCGCCCTGCTGGCCGCGCTTGCGGTGGCGAGCCGCCAGATCCTCGGACGTCCGCTGCGCCGCACCATCGCCACGCTCAACGCCGTCACCAGCGGCGACACCACGGCCCGGGTCACCGATCTCGACCGCTCCGACGAGATCGGCCTGATCAGCCAGGCGCTGCTGCGCTTCCAGCAGAACACGCTGCGCCTGCAGGAGGTCGAGGCGGAGCGCCGCCGCGACGAGGAGGAGGCCGCCGAACGCCGCCGCGCGGAACTGGCCGCCGTCGCCCGCCAGTTCGAGGCATCGGTGGGGACCGAGGTCCGCGAGGCCGCCAGCCAGGCGACCGCGCTCACCGCCGACGCCCAGGGGCTCTCCGCCATGGCCGAACAGGCCGACCGCAAGGCGCAGGAGGTGGCGAGCGCCGCCGACCAGGCGAGCGTCAACGTCCAGACCGTCTCGGCCGCCGCGGAGGAGCTGTCCCACTCCATCCGCGAGATCAACGAGCGGCTGGCCCAGTCCTCGCGCCTGACCTCCGACGCGGTGGGCGAGGTGAAGCGCACCAACGCGACGGTCGAAGGACTGGCGTCGGCCGCCCAGAAGATCGGCGACGTGGTCGGACTGATCCAGTCGATCGCCGGCCAGACCAACCTGCTGGCGCTGAACGCCACCATCGAGGCGGCGCGGGCCGGCGAGGCCGGCAAGGGCTTCGCCGTCGTCGCCAGCGAGGTGAAGAGCCTCGCCAACCAGACCGCCAAGGCCACCGAGGAGATCTCCGCCCAGATCGCCGACATGCAGTCGGCCAGCGCCGGGGTGGTCCAGGCGATCCAGGGCATCGGCCAGACCATCCTGTCGATCGACCAGACCATCTCCGCCGTCGCCGCCGCCGCCGAGGAGCAGGGGGCGGCGACCCAGGAGATCAGCCGCAACGTCCACGAGGCCGCGTCGGGCACCCACAGCGTGTCGGAAAACATCGTGGAGGTGACGCGGGTGGCCGGCGAGACCGGCTCCATGGCCGACCGCATGCGCGTGGCCGTCGGCGAGATGAACGGCCGCTTCGACCGCCTGCGCACCGAGGTCGAGCGCTTCGTCTCGACCATCCGGGCGGCGTGA
- the trmFO gene encoding methylenetetrahydrofolate--tRNA-(uracil(54)-C(5))-methyltransferase (FADH(2)-oxidizing) TrmFO encodes MTNSPRPVHVIGGGLAGSEAAWQLASRGIPVVLHEMRPVRGTEAHSTDKLAELVCSNSFRSDDAEYNAVGLLHEEMRRCGSLILRCADAHKVPAGGALAMDRDGFADAVTEAIAGHPLITVERGEIAGLPPEDWDSVVVATGPLTSPALAEAVRTLTGEESLAFFDAIAPIVYLESVDLSKAWFQSRYDKPGPGGTGKDYINCAFEKDEYRAFIDALVSGEKVDFKEWEKTTPYFEGCLPIEVMAERGVDTLRYGPMKPVGLTNPHKPERRPYAVVQLRQDNALGTLYNLVGFQTKLRHAEQLRIFRMIPGLEKAEFARLGGLHRNTFLNSPRVLDGALRLKAQPRLRFAGQVTGCEGYVESAAVGLLAGRFAAAERLGQDILPPPATTALGAILGHITGGADAETFQPMNVNFGLFPPVDEKIRGRERKLAYTRRALADLAGWI; translated from the coding sequence ATGACCAATTCCCCTCGTCCCGTCCATGTCATCGGCGGCGGTCTCGCCGGGTCGGAAGCCGCCTGGCAGCTCGCCTCGCGCGGCATTCCCGTGGTGCTGCACGAGATGCGCCCCGTCCGCGGGACAGAGGCGCACAGCACCGACAAGCTGGCGGAGCTGGTCTGCTCCAACTCCTTCCGGTCCGACGATGCCGAATACAACGCGGTCGGGCTGCTGCACGAGGAGATGCGGCGCTGCGGCTCGCTGATCCTGCGCTGCGCCGACGCGCACAAGGTGCCGGCCGGCGGAGCGCTGGCGATGGACCGCGACGGGTTCGCCGACGCCGTGACCGAAGCGATCGCCGGCCACCCGCTGATCACGGTGGAGCGCGGCGAGATCGCCGGCCTGCCGCCCGAGGACTGGGACAGCGTCGTCGTCGCCACCGGCCCCCTCACCTCCCCCGCGCTCGCCGAAGCGGTGCGGACCCTGACGGGCGAGGAGTCGCTGGCCTTCTTCGACGCCATCGCGCCCATCGTCTACCTGGAGAGCGTCGACCTGTCGAAGGCGTGGTTCCAGTCGCGCTACGACAAGCCCGGTCCCGGCGGCACCGGCAAGGACTACATCAACTGCGCCTTCGAGAAGGACGAGTACCGCGCCTTCATCGACGCCCTGGTGTCCGGCGAAAAGGTGGACTTCAAGGAGTGGGAGAAGACCACCCCCTACTTCGAAGGCTGCCTGCCCATCGAGGTGATGGCCGAGCGCGGGGTCGACACGCTGCGCTACGGGCCGATGAAGCCGGTGGGACTGACCAACCCGCACAAGCCGGAGCGCCGGCCCTACGCCGTCGTGCAGCTCCGCCAGGACAACGCGCTGGGCACGCTGTACAACCTCGTCGGCTTCCAGACCAAGCTGCGCCATGCCGAGCAGCTTCGCATCTTCCGCATGATCCCCGGCCTGGAGAAGGCGGAGTTCGCCCGGCTGGGCGGCCTGCACCGCAACACCTTCCTCAACAGCCCCCGCGTGCTCGACGGCGCCCTGCGGCTGAAGGCACAGCCGCGCCTGCGCTTCGCCGGACAGGTCACCGGCTGCGAGGGCTATGTCGAGAGTGCGGCGGTCGGGCTGCTGGCCGGCCGCTTCGCCGCCGCGGAGCGGCTGGGGCAGGACATCCTGCCGCCGCCGGCCACCACGGCGCTCGGCGCCATCCTCGGCCACATCACCGGCGGGGCGGATGCCGAGACCTTCCAGCCGATGAACGTGAACTTCGGGCTGTTCCCGCCGGTAGATGAAAAGATCAGGGGGCGCGAAAGGAAACTGGCCTACACCCGCCGGGCTCTCGCAGACCTCGCCGGCTGGATCTAA
- a CDS encoding nucleotidyltransferase family protein, which yields MMNEVRLRALDTVKRTVFDRLAGHPARVYLFGSRARGDAGQRSGIDVAIEPPEPRQPGLIALIDEDLEESTVPYFVDVVDLSTAGSKLRDAVKRESVEWHPPKAPEDPRPVSRA from the coding sequence ATGATGAACGAAGTCCGCCTCCGCGCGCTGGACACCGTCAAGCGGACCGTCTTCGACCGGCTTGCCGGCCATCCCGCGCGCGTGTACCTGTTCGGCTCCCGCGCGCGGGGCGACGCCGGGCAGCGGAGCGGCATCGATGTGGCGATCGAGCCGCCCGAGCCGCGGCAGCCCGGCCTGATCGCGCTGATCGACGAGGATCTGGAAGAGAGCACGGTGCCCTATTTCGTCGATGTCGTGGACCTGTCCACCGCCGGATCGAAGCTGCGCGATGCCGTGAAACGGGAAAGCGTGGAATGGCATCCTCCGAAGGCTCCAGAAGACCCTCGCCCTGTTTCCCGCGCCTGA
- the uvrA gene encoding excinuclease ABC subunit UvrA: MNKFISVRGAREHNLKNVDVDLPRDELIVITGLSGSGKSSLAFDTIYAEGQRRYVESLSAYARQFLELMQKPDVDSIEGLSPAISIEQKTTSKNPRSTVGTVTEIYDYMRLLWARVGIPYSPATGLPIESQTISQMVDRILAMAEGTRLLLLAPFVRGRKGEYKKEIQDLRKRGFQRVRVDGTMYEIDEVPALNKKLKHDIEVVVDRIVVRDGLGNRLADSLETALGLADGIVFVENADSGEQTVFSQKFACPVSGFTIPEIEPRLFSFNNPFGACPACDGLGSKIYFDPMLVVPDERLTLAKGAIAPWAGSTSKYYDQTLESIAKHFGVSTATPWAELPEEVKQTILYGSKGPITMTYDDGLRSYQTNKAFEGIVNNLERRYRETESAWMRDELSKYQSSQPCEACRGARLKPEALAVKVRGLNISQAAEMSIAEAGAWFGSLNDHLRPKDKEIAYRILKEINERLGFLNAVGLEYLTLSRGSGSLSGGESQRIRLASQIGSGLTGVLYVLDEPSIGLHQRDNDRLLETLKRLRDIGNTVVVVEHDEDAIRSADYLVDMGPGAGQHGGTVIAQGTPAEVQKNPDSITAQYLNGTRFVPVPQARRPGHPGQFLEVTGARANNLKDVSTKIPLGTFTCVTGVSGGGKSTLIIETLYKAVARKLMGAREHPAEHDAVLGLEHLDKVIDIDQSPIGRTPRSNPATYTGAFTPIRDWFAGLPEAKARGYGPGRFSFNVKGGRCEACQGDGVIKIEMHFLPDVYVTCDVCHGKRYNRETLEVTYRDKTIADVLDMTVEEGKEFFKAVPGIRDKLETLERVGLGYIHIGQPATTLSGGEAQRVKLSKELSRRATGRTLYILDEPTTGLHFADVEKLLEVLHALVDQGNTVLVIEHNLEVIKTADWIVDLGPEGGTGGGEIVAEGTPEEVVKVQRSYTGRYLAPYLTAKPKSRKRA, encoded by the coding sequence ATGAACAAATTCATCAGCGTCCGCGGCGCGCGCGAACACAATCTGAAGAACGTCGACGTGGACCTGCCGCGCGACGAGCTGATCGTGATCACCGGCCTGTCGGGATCCGGCAAGTCGTCCCTGGCCTTCGACACCATCTACGCCGAGGGTCAGCGCCGCTATGTCGAGAGCCTGTCGGCCTACGCGCGCCAGTTCCTGGAGCTGATGCAGAAGCCGGACGTCGATTCGATCGAGGGGCTGTCGCCCGCCATTTCGATCGAGCAGAAGACGACGTCGAAGAACCCGCGCTCCACCGTCGGCACGGTGACGGAGATCTACGACTACATGCGCCTGCTGTGGGCGCGGGTCGGCATCCCCTATTCGCCGGCGACCGGCCTGCCCATCGAAAGCCAGACGATCAGCCAGATGGTGGACCGCATCCTGGCCATGGCGGAGGGCACCCGCCTGCTGCTGCTCGCCCCCTTCGTGCGCGGTCGCAAGGGCGAGTACAAGAAGGAAATCCAGGACCTGCGCAAGCGCGGCTTCCAGCGCGTGCGGGTCGACGGCACCATGTACGAGATCGACGAGGTGCCGGCCCTCAACAAGAAGCTGAAGCACGATATCGAGGTGGTCGTCGACCGCATCGTGGTGCGCGACGGGCTGGGCAACCGGCTCGCCGATTCGCTGGAGACGGCGCTGGGGCTGGCCGACGGCATCGTCTTCGTCGAGAACGCCGATTCGGGCGAACAGACCGTCTTCTCGCAGAAGTTCGCCTGCCCGGTCTCCGGCTTCACCATCCCGGAGATCGAGCCGCGGCTGTTCTCCTTCAACAACCCGTTCGGCGCCTGCCCGGCCTGCGACGGGCTGGGCAGCAAGATCTACTTCGACCCGATGCTGGTGGTGCCGGACGAGCGGCTGACGCTCGCCAAGGGGGCCATCGCGCCGTGGGCCGGCTCGACCTCCAAATACTACGATCAGACGCTGGAGAGCATCGCCAAGCATTTCGGCGTGTCGACGGCGACGCCCTGGGCCGAGCTGCCGGAGGAGGTGAAGCAGACCATCCTCTACGGCTCCAAGGGGCCGATCACGATGACCTACGACGACGGCCTGCGCAGCTACCAGACGAACAAGGCGTTCGAGGGCATCGTCAACAACCTGGAACGGCGCTACCGCGAGACGGAAAGCGCCTGGATGCGCGACGAGCTGTCGAAGTACCAGTCCTCCCAACCCTGCGAGGCGTGCCGGGGGGCACGCCTGAAGCCGGAGGCGCTGGCGGTCAAGGTGCGCGGACTCAACATCTCCCAGGCGGCGGAAATGTCGATCGCCGAGGCGGGCGCGTGGTTCGGCTCGCTGAACGACCACCTCCGCCCGAAGGACAAGGAGATCGCCTACCGCATCCTGAAGGAGATCAACGAGCGGCTGGGCTTCCTCAACGCGGTCGGGCTGGAATACCTGACGCTCAGCCGCGGATCCGGCTCGCTGTCGGGCGGCGAGAGCCAGCGAATCCGGCTCGCCTCGCAGATCGGGTCCGGCCTCACCGGCGTGCTCTACGTGCTGGACGAGCCCTCCATCGGCCTGCACCAGCGCGACAACGACCGGCTGCTGGAGACGCTGAAGCGGCTGCGCGACATCGGCAACACGGTGGTCGTCGTCGAACATGACGAGGACGCCATCCGCAGCGCCGACTATCTGGTCGACATGGGACCGGGCGCCGGCCAGCACGGCGGCACCGTCATCGCCCAGGGCACGCCGGCGGAGGTGCAGAAGAACCCCGACAGCATCACCGCCCAGTACCTCAACGGCACCCGCTTCGTCCCGGTGCCCCAGGCCCGCCGGCCGGGCCATCCCGGCCAGTTCCTGGAGGTGACGGGCGCGCGGGCCAACAACCTGAAGGACGTCTCGACGAAGATTCCGCTGGGCACCTTCACCTGCGTGACCGGCGTGTCGGGCGGCGGCAAGTCGACCCTGATCATCGAGACGCTGTACAAGGCGGTGGCGCGCAAGCTGATGGGCGCCCGCGAGCATCCGGCCGAGCATGACGCGGTGCTGGGGCTGGAGCATCTCGACAAGGTCATCGACATCGACCAGTCGCCGATCGGCCGCACGCCGCGCTCCAACCCGGCGACCTACACCGGCGCCTTCACCCCGATCCGCGACTGGTTCGCCGGCCTGCCGGAGGCGAAGGCCCGCGGCTACGGCCCCGGCCGCTTCTCCTTCAACGTCAAGGGCGGCCGCTGCGAGGCCTGCCAGGGCGACGGCGTCATCAAGATCGAGATGCACTTCCTGCCGGACGTCTACGTCACCTGCGACGTCTGCCACGGCAAGCGCTACAACCGCGAGACGCTGGAGGTCACCTACCGCGACAAGACCATCGCCGACGTGCTCGACATGACGGTCGAGGAGGGCAAGGAGTTCTTCAAGGCCGTTCCCGGCATCCGGGACAAGCTGGAGACGCTGGAGCGCGTCGGGCTCGGCTACATCCACATCGGCCAGCCGGCGACGACGCTGTCCGGCGGCGAGGCGCAGCGCGTCAAGCTGTCCAAGGAGCTGAGCCGCCGCGCCACCGGCCGCACGCTTTACATCCTCGACGAGCCGACCACCGGCCTGCATTTCGCCGACGTGGAAAAGCTGCTGGAGGTGCTCCACGCGCTGGTCGACCAGGGCAACACCGTGCTGGTCATCGAGCATAACCTGGAGGTCATCAAGACGGCCGACTGGATCGTCGACCTGGGGCCGGAGGGCGGTACCGGCGGCGGCGAGATCGTCGCCGAAGGAACGCCCGAGGAGGTGGTGAAGGTGCAGCGCAGCTACACCGGCCGGTACCTCGCCCCCTACCTGACGGCGAAGCCCAAGTCCCGGAAGAGGGCGTGA
- a CDS encoding single-stranded DNA-binding protein gives MNVWTFTGRLGADGELRTTQSGEKVLGFRVANDVGFGERKTTQWVDCSIWGRRAEALAPHLTKGKQVVVSGEVTIREYEKRDGTRGAGLSVRVNEIDFTGGAREGGEGGGYGGGGGGYESRGGSGGGGGYGGGSGGGGRSGGSTPPRHEDLDDEIPF, from the coding sequence ATGAATGTATGGACCTTTACGGGACGCCTGGGCGCCGACGGTGAACTGCGCACGACCCAGAGCGGGGAGAAGGTGCTGGGCTTCCGCGTCGCCAATGACGTGGGCTTCGGCGAGCGCAAGACGACGCAGTGGGTCGACTGCTCGATCTGGGGCCGCCGGGCCGAGGCGCTGGCCCCGCATCTGACCAAGGGCAAGCAGGTGGTCGTTTCCGGCGAGGTCACGATCCGCGAGTACGAGAAGCGCGACGGCACCCGCGGCGCCGGGCTCTCGGTCCGCGTGAACGAGATTGACTTCACCGGCGGCGCCCGTGAGGGCGGCGAAGGCGGCGGCTATGGCGGCGGCGGTGGCGGCTACGAGTCGCGTGGCGGCTCGGGCGGTGGCGGCGGGTATGGCGGCGGCTCGGGCGGCGGTGGCCGCAGCGGCGGCAGCACCCCGCCCCGGCATGAGGATCTGGACGACGAGATCCCGTTCTGA
- a CDS encoding calcium-binding protein yields the protein MGTYWGKTTNDTLSGSTGNDTMHGLQGDDWLNGLDGNDKLLGEAGNDTLIGGIGNDTMYGGAGNDWIGDPYGNELGDDKLFGDDGNDQLFGGPGNDTLDGGIGDDTVKGGRGDDRLIGGAGNDVLTDTYRDDGRDIFQPGAGDDTMVSYFDGQTDLFLLEKTTGGFGHDQIYYFEPAIDRIEFSGFTAAELTVTNSESGTTFAFTDGSRLTVNAVGLLAGRDYAFT from the coding sequence ATGGGCACCTACTGGGGGAAGACCACCAACGACACCCTGTCCGGCAGCACGGGCAACGACACGATGCACGGCCTGCAGGGTGACGACTGGCTGAACGGGCTGGACGGCAACGACAAGCTGCTGGGGGAGGCGGGCAACGATACGCTGATCGGCGGGATCGGCAACGACACGATGTATGGCGGGGCGGGCAACGATTGGATCGGCGACCCCTACGGCAACGAGTTGGGCGACGACAAGCTGTTCGGCGACGACGGCAACGACCAGCTCTTCGGCGGGCCGGGCAACGACACGCTCGACGGCGGAATCGGCGACGACACCGTCAAGGGCGGCCGCGGCGACGACCGGCTGATCGGCGGCGCCGGCAACGACGTCCTGACCGACACCTATCGCGACGATGGCCGCGACATCTTCCAGCCCGGCGCCGGCGACGACACGATGGTCAGCTACTTCGACGGCCAGACCGATCTCTTCCTGCTGGAGAAGACGACCGGCGGGTTCGGCCACGACCAGATCTATTACTTCGAACCGGCGATCGACCGGATCGAGTTCAGCGGCTTCACCGCCGCCGAGCTTACCGTGACCAATTCGGAGAGCGGAACGACCTTCGCCTTCACCGACGGATCGCGGCTGACGGTGAACGCTGTCGGGTTGCTCGCCGGCCGCGACTACGCCTTCACCTGA
- a CDS encoding entericidin A/B family lipoprotein, producing the protein MSRTIPFPVHQIALASVFLALAAMLGGCNTVEGMGQDVQSGGRAIERTAQ; encoded by the coding sequence ATGAGCCGTACGATCCCATTTCCCGTCCACCAGATCGCCCTGGCCAGCGTCTTCCTGGCGCTCGCCGCCATGCTCGGCGGCTGCAACACCGTCGAGGGCATGGGGCAGGACGTGCAATCCGGCGGGCGCGCCATCGAACGAACCGCCCAATGA
- a CDS encoding MATE family efflux transporter encodes MTDTICAEPRLGRRLRGHVGELARLAAPVIVSRAGLMVMMAVDTAIVGRYAAQELALYGLAHLPANIMTASGVGLLMGTVTTTAHALGSGNEADCGRAWRRSIPYALMLGVLFAAVSLLGLPIFRAGGQTEEMARGGAEVLAVLGLGSPGMMLYITTGFFLEGIKRPTPGMVVMIVGNILNALLAWVLVWGHAGLDPMGAVGSAWATTVVRWGMGLALVAHVWSMADHDRWQVRRPVGNWWSGARRQRNLGYAAGLSIGVESAAFAALGLFAGMISPLALAAYAIGLNLIALPFMAAVGLASATAVRVGVAYGRGDRSDMVLAGWTGLG; translated from the coding sequence ATGACCGACACGATCTGTGCCGAACCCCGCCTGGGCCGTCGCCTGCGCGGCCATGTGGGGGAGCTCGCGCGCCTCGCCGCTCCGGTGATCGTCTCGCGCGCCGGGCTGATGGTGATGATGGCGGTCGACACGGCCATCGTCGGGCGCTACGCCGCGCAGGAACTCGCCCTTTACGGGCTGGCCCATCTGCCCGCCAACATCATGACGGCGAGCGGCGTCGGGCTGCTGATGGGGACCGTCACCACCACGGCCCATGCGCTCGGTTCGGGAAACGAGGCGGACTGCGGCCGGGCGTGGCGGCGCTCGATCCCCTATGCCCTGATGCTGGGCGTCCTGTTCGCCGCGGTCTCGCTTCTCGGCCTGCCGATCTTCCGCGCCGGCGGCCAGACGGAGGAGATGGCGCGCGGCGGGGCCGAGGTGCTGGCCGTGCTGGGGCTCGGCAGTCCCGGCATGATGCTCTACATCACCACCGGCTTCTTCCTGGAGGGGATCAAGCGCCCGACTCCGGGCATGGTCGTGATGATCGTCGGCAACATCCTGAACGCCCTGCTGGCCTGGGTGCTGGTCTGGGGTCATGCCGGGCTCGACCCGATGGGCGCGGTGGGCTCCGCCTGGGCGACCACCGTGGTGCGCTGGGGCATGGGGCTGGCGCTGGTCGCCCATGTCTGGTCGATGGCCGACCATGACCGCTGGCAGGTGCGCCGGCCGGTGGGGAACTGGTGGAGCGGGGCGAGGCGGCAGCGCAACCTCGGCTATGCCGCCGGCCTCAGCATCGGGGTGGAAAGCGCGGCCTTCGCGGCGCTGGGGCTGTTCGCCGGCATGATCTCGCCGCTGGCGCTGGCCGCCTATGCGATCGGGCTGAACCTGATCGCGCTGCCCTTCATGGCGGCGGTCGGGCTGGCCTCGGCCACCGCGGTGCGGGTGGGGGTGGCCTACGGCCGCGGCGACCGCAGCGACATGGTCCTGGCCGGCTGGACCGGTCTGGGGTGA
- a CDS encoding MATE family efflux transporter → MTSAILAGVGVLYRLLPEEIGRIYTGDPDLLSHVAPLIAFGAWVLVADGGQTVMANALRGRHDAWVPTALHFVSYAVVMIPVSAYLSLGLGRGERGLFEGILIASVVSVTVLSLRFAMLSRR, encoded by the coding sequence GTGACCAGCGCGATCCTGGCCGGAGTCGGGGTCCTCTACCGCCTGCTGCCGGAGGAGATCGGCCGCATCTACACCGGCGATCCGGATCTGCTGTCCCACGTCGCGCCGCTGATCGCCTTCGGCGCCTGGGTGCTGGTCGCCGACGGCGGGCAGACGGTGATGGCCAATGCGCTGCGCGGCCGCCACGACGCCTGGGTACCCACGGCATTGCACTTCGTTTCTTACGCCGTGGTGATGATTCCGGTATCCGCCTACCTCTCGCTGGGTCTCGGCAGGGGTGAACGTGGTCTTTTTGAGGGTATTCTGATCGCCAGTGTGGTATCCGTCACCGTCCTTTCGCTGCGCTTTGCGATGCTGAGCCGTCGTTGA